In one Nicotiana tomentosiformis chromosome 6, ASM39032v3, whole genome shotgun sequence genomic region, the following are encoded:
- the LOC138894678 gene encoding secreted RxLR effector protein 161-like, which produces MDKVHPLSTPMVVRSLEVNKDLFRLPEGDEELLGPEIPYLSTIGAFMYLANATRPDIAFSVNLLVRYSYSPTRRHWNGIKHILRYLKGTLDMGLFYSNKGSVDLVGYADAVIALFQ; this is translated from the exons atggacaaagtgcatccattgagtacaccaatggttgttcgatcacttgaagtgaataaggacttGTTCCGACTTCCAGAAggggatgaggaactccttggtcccgaaataccttatctcagtacaattggtgcatttatgtatcttgctaatgctacaaggcctgacatagcattttctgttaatttactagtaaGATATAGTTATTcccctacacggagacattggaacgggattaagcatatattgcgatatttaaagggaacacttgatatgggtttattttattctaataaAGGTAGtgtagatcttgttggttatgcagatgcag tgATAGCTCTTTTCCAATAA
- the LOC104106356 gene encoding protein NRT1/ PTR FAMILY 5.10-like encodes MATGGVNISDAEIPFLGDVVEGSVDFKGRPVTRSISGGWRSASFIIGVEVAERFAYYGISSNLISYLTGPLGQSVATAAVNVNAWSGTASLLPLLGAFIADSYLGRYRTIIISSLLYILGLGFLTLSTVLPFNYSDCQDTATCSPPKFQIIFFFFALYLVAFGQGGHKPCVQAFGADQFDAQDPEESKAKSSFFNWWYFGMCGGLLMTLWILNYIQDNLSWGLGFGIPCIVMGLALIVFLLGSFTYRFRQSSDEKNPFLRIGNVFINAARNWQTTASAISVEQEVLGILPHEGSEQFKFLNKALLAPDGSKENGKICSISEVEEAKAILRLIPIWTTCLVYAIVFSQSSTLFTKQGATLDRYLGSNFEVPAASLQSFISLSVVVFIPIYDRILVPVARVITRKPSGITVLQRIGTGIFLSILSTVIAAIVEKKRLQTAIEYGLVDMPKATIPMSICWLIPQYLLFGISDVFTMVGLQEFFYDQVPVELKSIGLSLYLSIFGIGSFLSSFLISVIENITGKDGQSSWFSDNLNRAHLDYFYWVLAVLSTMAFTAYLYFSRSYIYNKSSSL; translated from the exons ATGGCCACTGGAGGAGTCAACATCTCCGACGCCGAAATCCCCTTTCTCGGCGACGTCGTTGAAGGATCCGTTGACTTTAAGGGTCGTCCTGTGACCCGATCCATATCCGGTGGCTGGAGATCCGCTTCCTTCATCATAG GCGTGGAGGTTGCAGAGAGATTTGCATATTATGGGATAAGTTCGAACCTAATAAGCTACCTAACTGGCCCACTAGGCCAATCGGTTGCAACAGCTGCGGTGAATGTAAACGCTTGGAGCGGAACAGCATCGCTTCTTCCGCTTTTGGGTGCATTTATCGCTGATTCATACCTGGGTCGGTATCGGACCATTATCATCTCCTCTCTGCTCTACATCTTG GGACTTGGCTTCTTGACGCTTTCAACTGTCCTCCCTTTCAATTATTCTGACTGCCAAGATACTGCAACATGTTCTCctcccaagttccaaatcattttcttcttctttgcttTGTATCTAGTAGCTTTTGGACAGGGAGGGCACAAGCCTTGTGTACAAGCTTTTGGAGCGGACCAATTTGATGCTCAAGACCCAGAAGAAAGTAAAGCTAAAAGCTCATTCTTCAATTGGTGGTATTTTGGAATGTGTGGTGGTCTGTTGATGACCCTCTGGATATTGAACTACATTCAAGACAACCTTAGCTGGGGTCTGGGATTTGGAATTCCCTGTATTGTCATGGGTCTCGCTCTTATTGTGTTCTTGCTTGGAAGCTTCACTTATCGGTTTCGCCAGAGCAGTGATGAAAAGAACCCATTTCTTAGAATTGGTAATGTGTTTATTAATGCAGCTAGGAATTGGCAAACCACCGCTTCAGCTATATCAGTCGAACAAGAAGTTCTGGGTATTCTGCCTCATGAAGGTTCTGAACAGTTCAA GTTCCTCAACAAAGCGTTGCTTGCCCCCGATGGTTCCAAGGAAAATGGGAAAATTTGTAGTATCAGCGAGGTTGAAGAGGCTAAGGCTATTCTTAGGTTGATTCCAATATGGACAACGTGTTTGGTATATGCTATTGTGTTTTCACAGTCATCCACTTTATTCACCAAACAAGGTGCAACTTTGGACAGATATCTTGGTTCAAATTTTGAAGTACCAGCTGCCTCATTACAATCATTCATCAGCCTCTCTGTTGTCGTTTTTATTCCTATATATGACCGTATTTTGGTTCCCGTTGCAAGAGTGATAACTAGGAAACCTTCAGGCATCACAGTGCTCCAAAGAATTGGAACTGGGATTTTCTTGTCTATACTTTCCACGGTGATTGCAGCTATAGTCGAGAAGAAACGTCTCCAGACTGCTATAGAATACGGGCTGGTTGACATGCCAAAGGCAACAATTCCCATGAGCATTTGCTGGTTAATACCTCAGTACCTACTATTTGGTATTTCTGATGTATTTACCATGGTTGGTCTTCAGGAGTTCTTCTACGATCAGGTGCCAGTTGAGTTGAAAAGTATAGGTCTTTCTCTCTACCTCAGCATATTTGGCATAGGGAGCTTCTTAAGCAGTTTCCTCATCTCTGTTATTGAGAACATCACTGGTAAAGATGGTCAGAGCAGTTGGTTTTCGGACAACTTGAATCGGGCACATCTGGATTACTTCTATTGGGTTCTTGCTGTACTTAGTACTATGGCATTCACTGCATACTTGTATTTTTCAAGATCTTATATATACAATAAGTCAAGTTCTCTCTAA